A genome region from Pristis pectinata isolate sPriPec2 chromosome 4, sPriPec2.1.pri, whole genome shotgun sequence includes the following:
- the dhrs12 gene encoding dehydrogenase/reductase SDR family member 12, protein MSLYRNTVWFMKGLREYTRSGYEAAAQHFGAKDLDVDVTGRCFLITGANSGIGKAAALEIAMRGGTVHLVCRNKERAEEAKAEIVKASNNKEVFVHILDMSRPMMIWTFADEFQQTHGKLNVLINNAGCMINQRQMTADQLESNFATNTLGVYILTTALVPLLQKSEDARVITVSSGGMLVQKLNVEDLQFEEGQFDGTMAYAQNKRQQVIMTEQWTKMHKNIHFSSMHPGWADTPAVRTSMADFHARMKNRLRTAAQGADTLVWLAISSTASQQPSGLFFQDRKSVPTHLFLAQTRATAAEEEKLMKTLEELAENFKTWYAQ, encoded by the exons ATGTCCCTGTACAGGAACACCGTCTGGTTTATGAAGGGTCTGCGGGAGTACACCAG GAGCGGATACGAGGCTGCGGCACAGCACTTTGGTGCGAAAGATCTGGATGTTGATGTGACAGGAAGGTGCTTCCTGATCACTGGAGCCAACAGTGGGATTGGTAAGGCTGCTGCCCTGGAAATTGCAATGCGAG GGGGAACTGTTCATCTCGTCTGTCGAAACAAAGAGCGAGCTGAAGAAGCCAAGGCTGAGATTGTGAAGGCGAGCAATAACAAG GAAGTTTTTGTCCACATCTTGGACATGTCAAGGCCAATGATGATCTGGACGTTTGCAGATGAATTCCAACAAACCCACGGCAAACTGAATGTTTTG ATCAACAATGCAGGGTGCATGATCAATCAACGCCAGATGActgcagatcagttggaaagtaaTTTTGCCACAAATACCTTGG GTGTGTACATTCTCACCACAGCTTTGGTACCTCTCCTGCAAAAATCTGAAGATGCCAGAGTG ATCACGGTATCATCAGGAGGAATGCTGGTTCAGAAACTAAACGTGGAAGATTTGCAGTTTGAGGAAGGACAATTTGATGGGACCATGGCTTATGCACAGAACAAG CGTCAGCAAGTAATTATGACGGAACAATGGACCAAAATGCACAAGAACATCCACTTCTCCTCCATGCACCCTGGCTGGGCTGATACCCCAG CTGTGAGAACTTCCATGGCCGATTTCCATGCAAGGATGAAGAACAGGTTGAGGACAGCAGCtcagggggcagatacattggtgtgGCTTGCCATCTCCAGCACAGCATCCCAGCAACCCAGTGGCCTTTTCTTCCAGG ATCGGAAATCAGTGCCTACTCATCTATTTTTGGCCCAAACAAGAGCAACAGCTGCAGAGGAGGAGAAACTGATGAAAACTCTGGAGGAATTAGCAGAAAACTTTAAAACCTGGTACGCACAATAA